From the Deinococcus radiophilus genome, one window contains:
- a CDS encoding 2-phosphosulfolactate phosphatase: MSRRLSVSLLPELHPPHTHGGTALVIDVLRATTTATTFLEQGADAVIFAPTPEVAFARREAAGGAQVRLAGERSGVIIPGFDLGNSPLDAQRQNWAGHQIVMNTTNGTGAAHLAAQSAERVLLACLRNAPAAAVAALAYPGDLRIVCSGTNRQVSLDDCYAAGVLVRELLDRAVCQPDDSAQMVLALLNQWPDPLAALEASRHGQRLLGLGDVDAALADLALDVAFCAKVGVSDTVPRLLGSETGGLVFSANDQENTA; this comes from the coding sequence ATGAGCCGGCGCCTGAGCGTCAGCTTACTGCCGGAACTCCACCCGCCACACACCCATGGCGGAACCGCTCTGGTGATTGACGTGCTGCGGGCCACCACCACCGCAACCACTTTTCTAGAACAGGGGGCGGACGCTGTGATTTTCGCGCCCACGCCAGAGGTGGCTTTTGCGCGGCGTGAGGCGGCGGGCGGCGCTCAGGTCCGGCTGGCCGGTGAGCGCAGCGGCGTGATCATCCCAGGCTTCGACCTGGGCAACAGCCCGTTGGACGCCCAGCGGCAGAATTGGGCCGGGCACCAAATCGTCATGAACACCACCAACGGCACGGGAGCGGCTCACCTGGCGGCCCAGAGTGCCGAGCGGGTGCTGCTGGCCTGCCTGCGTAACGCTCCAGCGGCGGCGGTGGCAGCCCTGGCCTACCCTGGCGACCTGCGGATCGTGTGCTCCGGCACCAACCGACAGGTCAGCCTGGACGACTGCTACGCGGCGGGCGTGCTGGTACGTGAACTGCTGGACCGCGCAGTCTGTCAACCGGACGACTCAGCGCAGATGGTCCTGGCCCTGCTGAACCAGTGGCCCGATCCCCTCGCAGCATTAGAAGCCAGCCGCCACGGCCAGCGTCTACTGGGCCTAGGTGACGTGGACGCCGCGCTGGCTGATTTGGCCCTTGATGTGGCCTTCTGCGCCAAAGTGGGCGTCAGCGATACTGTGCCCCGGTTGCTGGGCAGTGAGACAGGCGGTTTGGTCTTCAGCGCAAACGACCAAGAAAATACAGCGTAA
- the nspC gene encoding carboxynorspermidine decarboxylase encodes MTELPADLRLPDVTDPQTVNWAEIPSPAFVLDETRLRRNLALISYVQEKSGAQIIVAFKGFSMWSTFPILREYGISGATASSLNEVILADEEMQGEVHAYAPAYSDEDFPEILRRSDHIVFNSLAQWERFRPQVEAARQGGRTIHAGLRVNPEYAEVETDLYNPAGPFSRLGVTRREFPDTLPEGIDGLHFHTLCEKDSDTLERTLEVLEEKFGEFLASDQVAWVNFGGGHLMTREGYDIERLIRVVRAFRERWNVHVILEPGSAFGWQTGWLVSSVLDVVHNVKDAVLLDVSVSAHMPDVLEMPYRPRILGAGDPPDDTHREADAGASGHRYIIGGTTCLAGDVVGEYVFPEPLKVGDRVVFDDMIHYTMVKTTFFNGVKHPDIGILHADGSYERVKVFGYDEFKAKLS; translated from the coding sequence ATGACCGAGTTGCCCGCTGACCTCCGCTTGCCCGACGTGACCGATCCACAAACCGTGAATTGGGCCGAAATTCCCAGTCCCGCCTTCGTGCTGGACGAGACGCGGCTGCGGCGCAACCTGGCACTGATCTCCTATGTGCAGGAAAAGAGCGGCGCACAGATTATCGTGGCCTTCAAGGGTTTTTCGATGTGGTCCACGTTCCCCATTCTGCGCGAGTACGGCATCAGTGGGGCCACCGCCAGCAGCCTGAACGAAGTCATCCTGGCCGACGAGGAAATGCAGGGCGAGGTGCATGCCTACGCGCCCGCCTACAGTGATGAGGACTTTCCAGAAATCCTGCGCCGCTCGGACCACATCGTGTTCAACTCGCTGGCGCAGTGGGAGCGCTTCCGCCCCCAGGTGGAGGCCGCCCGTCAAGGGGGCCGCACCATTCACGCAGGTCTGCGCGTCAACCCTGAATACGCTGAGGTCGAAACTGACCTGTACAACCCCGCCGGGCCGTTCTCGCGGTTAGGCGTTACCCGCCGCGAGTTTCCGGATACGTTGCCCGAAGGCATTGACGGCCTGCACTTTCACACACTCTGCGAAAAAGACTCCGACACGCTGGAGCGCACGCTAGAAGTGCTGGAGGAGAAGTTCGGGGAATTCCTGGCCTCTGATCAGGTGGCGTGGGTCAATTTCGGTGGCGGCCACCTGATGACCCGCGAAGGCTACGACATTGAGCGACTGATCCGGGTGGTGCGGGCGTTCCGCGAACGCTGGAACGTGCACGTGATCCTGGAACCTGGCAGCGCTTTCGGCTGGCAGACTGGTTGGCTGGTCAGCAGCGTGCTGGACGTGGTCCATAACGTCAAAGACGCTGTGCTGCTGGACGTGTCAGTCAGCGCCCATATGCCCGACGTGCTGGAAATGCCCTACCGACCACGCATCCTGGGCGCTGGCGACCCCCCGGACGATACTCACCGCGAGGCCGACGCCGGGGCATCAGGCCACCGCTACATCATTGGCGGCACCACCTGCCTCGCCGGCGACGTGGTGGGCGAGTATGTTTTCCCGGAGCCGCTCAAGGTCGGGGACCGGGTCGTCTTTGACGACATGATCCACTACACCATGGTCAAGACGACCTTTTTCAACGGCGTCAAGCACCCGGATATCGGCATCCTGCACGCAGACGGCTCGTACGAACGGGTCAAGGTGTTCGGCTACGACGAATTCAAGGCCAAGCTGAGCTGA
- a CDS encoding MGMT family protein yields MTRDAEFRRRILDLVARIPRGRVMTYGQLALLAGQPGAARQAGYVMNSLQGGDHGLPWQRVVNAQGRISTTKIGLGDLQLALLIHDGVDFDSSGRLNLSERQWWPEEAQEGGTPTLF; encoded by the coding sequence ATGACACGCGACGCTGAGTTCCGCCGACGCATTCTGGACCTGGTGGCCCGGATTCCCAGAGGCCGGGTCATGACCTACGGTCAACTGGCGTTGCTGGCGGGCCAGCCAGGCGCGGCGCGGCAGGCCGGATACGTGATGAACAGCCTTCAGGGCGGGGATCACGGCCTGCCCTGGCAGCGGGTGGTGAATGCCCAGGGCCGCATCAGCACCACCAAAATTGGGCTGGGGGATCTGCAACTGGCACTTCTGATCCATGACGGTGTGGACTTTGACAGCAGCGGACGGCTGAACCTGTCCGAGCGGCAGTGGTGGCCGGAAGAAGCTCAGGAAGGGGGCACACCGACCCTCTTTTGA
- a CDS encoding c-type cytochrome — protein sequence MTSLRTRMTQGNIVSWLTGILLGVVLGVALLFLTNAGAPSATDPVKDGVAVTTDASATEAAEDGNTPDTAGITQGSQGGISDTSTNASPSTAPTVGDPATTASDDNEEVAAETEEAGSGESDEGGSGTSDSQATEGESAASESEGGAAEEATPAAGATESSAQGDAAAGQEIFAGSCGGCHGAQGQGGIGPAMTENANGWDLTGFTQTLREGVTPDGRELAPTMPRFSEAQLSDADVANIHAWVQSL from the coding sequence ATGACAAGTCTGAGAACCCGTATGACCCAGGGAAACATCGTTTCCTGGCTCACTGGAATTCTGCTGGGGGTCGTTCTGGGCGTCGCCCTGCTGTTTTTGACCAATGCCGGCGCACCATCCGCGACTGATCCGGTAAAGGACGGAGTGGCCGTCACCACCGATGCCAGCGCTACCGAAGCCGCCGAGGACGGCAATACTCCCGATACAGCTGGCATTACCCAGGGCAGCCAGGGCGGTATTTCCGATACCTCGACCAACGCCAGCCCCAGCACGGCCCCCACCGTGGGTGACCCGGCCACCACCGCCAGTGACGACAACGAAGAAGTCGCTGCCGAAACCGAGGAAGCCGGAAGCGGTGAGAGCGATGAGGGTGGTTCAGGCACGTCTGACAGTCAGGCCACTGAAGGCGAGAGCGCCGCTAGCGAAAGTGAAGGGGGCGCCGCTGAAGAAGCCACTCCTGCCGCTGGGGCTACCGAAAGTTCAGCCCAGGGTGACGCCGCCGCTGGCCAGGAAATCTTTGCCGGGTCCTGTGGTGGTTGTCACGGTGCCCAGGGACAAGGCGGCATCGGTCCAGCCATGACCGAAAATGCCAATGGCTGGGACCTTACCGGCTTCACCCAGACCCTGCGCGAAGGCGTCACCCCCGATGGCCGTGAACTCGCCCCCACCATGCCCCGCTTCTCCGAGGCCCAGCTCTCTGACGCCGACGTCGCCAACATCCACGCCTGGGTCCAGTCCCTCTGA
- the fba gene encoding class II fructose-1,6-bisphosphate aldolase, translating into MLVTGKEILVPAREGKYGVPAFNTNNMEITQAIIHTAEKLEAPVMVQMSEGAIKYGGQDLANIVKDMAQRAKIPVALHLDHGSSYESALKAIAMGFTSVMIDASHHDFEENIRETKRVVEAAHAMGISVEAELGRLGGIEEHVIVDEKDAFLTDPEEAVQFIEQTGTDYLAIAIGTSHGAYKGKGRPFIDHERIEKIASMTTIPLVAHGSSGVPKEITDRFRTAGGEIGEAAGIADEDLTRAVQHGIAKVNVDTDLRLAASVGVREAFMSNPKEFDPRKWMGPARDVMSEIVAHKLKVLGAAGKASMQAMK; encoded by the coding sequence ATGCTCGTTACTGGCAAAGAGATTCTGGTTCCCGCCCGCGAAGGCAAGTACGGCGTCCCCGCCTTCAACACCAACAACATGGAGATCACCCAGGCGATCATCCACACCGCCGAAAAGCTGGAAGCACCCGTGATGGTGCAGATGTCCGAAGGGGCGATCAAGTATGGCGGTCAGGATCTCGCCAACATCGTCAAGGACATGGCCCAGCGGGCCAAGATTCCGGTCGCCTTGCACCTGGACCACGGCTCTTCATACGAGTCAGCGCTTAAGGCCATCGCCATGGGCTTTACCAGCGTGATGATTGACGCCTCGCACCACGACTTTGAGGAAAACATCCGTGAGACCAAGCGTGTAGTAGAAGCCGCGCATGCCATGGGCATCAGCGTGGAAGCCGAGCTGGGCCGTCTGGGCGGTATTGAAGAGCACGTCATCGTCGACGAAAAAGACGCCTTCCTGACCGACCCTGAAGAAGCCGTGCAGTTCATCGAGCAGACCGGCACCGATTACCTGGCCATCGCTATCGGCACCAGTCACGGTGCCTACAAGGGCAAAGGCCGTCCCTTTATTGACCACGAGCGCATCGAGAAGATCGCTTCTATGACCACCATTCCCCTGGTGGCTCACGGGTCCAGCGGTGTGCCCAAGGAGATCACCGACCGCTTCCGCACGGCTGGAGGCGAAATTGGTGAGGCCGCCGGTATCGCCGACGAGGACCTGACCCGCGCCGTGCAGCACGGTATTGCCAAGGTGAACGTGGACACGGACTTGCGCCTGGCCGCCAGCGTAGGCGTGCGTGAAGCCTTTATGTCCAACCCCAAGGAGTTCGATCCTCGCAAGTGGATGGGCCCAGCCCGCGACGTGATGAGCGAGATCGTGGCCCACAAGCTGAAAGTTCTGGGCGCAGCCGGCAAGGCCAGCATGCAGGCCATGAAGTAG
- a CDS encoding metallophosphoesterase yields MSESRTVFVVPDLHGRADLLEAAVRYAEAHWPNWHLLNLGDAIDRGPHSLRCVARLLELRKEGRATLLMGNHERMALEGPQHFSRFQQSANPQDLRLAMQGMQWWMRAGGESVRRELGGLTLEQFPELMREYLQDLPRMVFVDGEGEIHAELPAAPSVMVTHASPPKAHRDYPDPMSAVLWLRPTDGLYELPTGVTYSVHGHTPVRVVIQQGKQVYLDLAAYKTGRLALLPLQVDGPRGLVVLEGEGNRQVAETLPAFGHMLPAELARV; encoded by the coding sequence ATGTCTGAGTCAAGGACCGTCTTTGTCGTTCCCGACCTGCATGGCCGCGCTGATCTGCTGGAAGCGGCAGTGCGGTATGCCGAAGCGCACTGGCCAAACTGGCACCTGCTGAACTTAGGCGACGCCATAGACCGTGGGCCACACTCCCTGCGCTGTGTGGCCCGGCTGCTGGAACTGCGGAAAGAGGGCCGTGCCACGTTGCTGATGGGGAACCATGAGCGGATGGCACTGGAAGGCCCGCAGCACTTCAGCCGCTTTCAGCAGTCGGCCAATCCCCAAGACCTACGCCTGGCCATGCAAGGGATGCAGTGGTGGATGCGGGCCGGGGGCGAATCGGTGCGGCGAGAGCTGGGCGGCCTGACGCTGGAACAGTTCCCAGAGTTGATGCGCGAATACCTACAGGACCTGCCCCGGATGGTCTTTGTGGATGGGGAAGGGGAGATTCACGCCGAGTTGCCGGCAGCGCCCAGTGTGATGGTCACGCATGCCAGCCCGCCCAAGGCCCACCGTGACTACCCCGACCCCATGTCGGCGGTGCTGTGGCTGCGCCCAACTGATGGGCTCTACGAGTTGCCGACAGGTGTGACCTACTCGGTGCATGGGCATACGCCAGTACGGGTGGTCATCCAGCAGGGTAAGCAGGTCTATCTAGACCTGGCTGCCTACAAAACCGGGCGACTGGCGCTGCTGCCGCTGCAGGTGGACGGGCCGCGTGGACTGGTCGTGCTGGAAGGGGAGGGGAACCGTCAAGTGGCTGAGACTCTGCCGGCCTTTGGGCACATGTTGCCTGCTGAACTGGCCCGAGTGTAA
- a CDS encoding metallophosphoesterase: MNRKLTRREWIRRSLLGTVGLGTLLGGGAVAGAYGLSVSRHRHAMPGLRTPLRVVFLTDLHYGLYIAAGSVRRWVEAALAERPDLILLGGDFVDVRAGETPTELLNELSRLRAPLGVYGVWGNHDYGSFGKYASRWRGAATPNWPQYRQEYTELLDQIGIQLLRNDIAQPRDDLHLIGTDDRWHGDSPDLTALLAEAGGRATLLLTHNPDILPELPQHIGLTLAGHTHGGQVRLPGVGAVVVPSDYHTRFDMGWKEGAHSSPAYVSRGLGVSGLPVRTLCAPEVTVLELQPAE; this comes from the coding sequence ATGAACCGCAAGTTGACCCGCCGCGAGTGGATCAGGCGCAGCCTACTCGGCACGGTAGGCCTGGGCACACTGCTAGGGGGCGGGGCAGTGGCTGGGGCTTATGGCCTCAGCGTCAGCCGACATAGACACGCCATGCCAGGCCTCAGGACCCCGCTGCGGGTCGTTTTTCTGACCGATCTGCACTACGGCCTGTATATAGCAGCGGGCAGTGTGCGCCGCTGGGTAGAAGCCGCCCTAGCTGAGCGGCCCGATCTGATTCTGCTGGGCGGTGACTTTGTAGATGTGCGGGCCGGTGAAACCCCCACTGAATTGCTGAATGAGTTGTCCCGCCTGCGTGCACCCCTGGGCGTCTATGGGGTGTGGGGCAACCACGATTACGGCAGTTTCGGCAAATATGCTTCGCGCTGGCGCGGCGCAGCAACTCCGAACTGGCCGCAGTACCGTCAGGAGTACACAGAATTGCTGGACCAGATCGGCATCCAACTGTTGCGAAACGATATCGCGCAGCCCAGGGATGACCTGCACCTCATAGGCACCGATGACCGCTGGCACGGCGACTCGCCGGACCTCACGGCGCTGCTGGCAGAGGCGGGGGGACGGGCCACGTTACTGCTGACCCACAACCCCGACATTTTGCCGGAGCTGCCCCAGCACATTGGCCTGACGCTCGCCGGACATACCCACGGCGGTCAGGTCCGACTCCCTGGCGTGGGGGCAGTGGTCGTGCCCAGTGACTACCACACCCGCTTCGATATGGGTTGGAAAGAAGGCGCGCACAGTAGCCCCGCCTATGTGAGCCGGGGACTGGGGGTGTCGGGTTTACCGGTGCGGACCCTGTGCGCGCCAGAGGTGACCGTACTGGAGTTACAGCCAGCCGAATAG
- a CDS encoding glycogen synthase, whose protein sequence is MTLSLPAGPTVHVASEVFPFSRTGGLADVLGALPAAQAAAGQPTVVVTPWYQGLEDAAQVQLVETLTVEGVGAVRLGHERRGGVDYLFLGLADFDRPGLYHADDVRRFSRFGCAVVPVLQSLGVQPRLLHGHDWHSGLVVAHAQLSGWPTVFTVHNLQYQGRWPLYEAAEWMALPGWALGPDGVEFHGEANLLKSGLMFADRVTTVSPTYAQEITTPEYGEGLEGVLQRLEREGRLHGILNGLDLERWNPRRDAYVMNYSGLRGKSGNRRRLRAEFGFDRAPILGTVSRLADQKGMDLLLRALPELVGSWNVVILGGGDPVLEAAFAGWGYHPRVAFKGGLDEALAHRIYAGADMFAMPSRFEPCGLSQMIALRYGTLPLVRETGGLVDTVPSSIGFTFGEATSEALLSSANEALATRADRAEWERRVREGMALDFSWDASARAYAALYADVLAGRG, encoded by the coding sequence ATGACCCTATCCCTGCCAGCTGGTCCCACAGTCCACGTGGCCTCGGAGGTCTTTCCCTTCTCGCGTACAGGTGGCCTGGCCGATGTGTTGGGCGCGCTCCCGGCGGCTCAGGCAGCTGCCGGTCAGCCTACGGTAGTGGTGACGCCCTGGTACCAGGGCCTGGAGGACGCCGCTCAGGTGCAGCTGGTAGAAACACTGACAGTAGAGGGCGTAGGTGCAGTGCGCCTGGGCCATGAGCGACGCGGCGGCGTGGACTACCTTTTTCTGGGGTTGGCAGATTTTGACCGCCCTGGGCTGTACCACGCAGACGATGTGCGGCGTTTCAGCCGCTTCGGATGCGCTGTGGTTCCAGTATTACAGTCGCTGGGAGTTCAGCCCCGGTTGTTGCACGGACACGACTGGCATTCGGGCTTGGTGGTGGCCCATGCGCAGCTGAGCGGCTGGCCCACGGTGTTTACCGTCCACAACCTTCAGTACCAGGGGCGCTGGCCGCTGTACGAAGCCGCAGAGTGGATGGCGCTGCCCGGCTGGGCACTGGGGCCAGACGGCGTTGAGTTTCACGGTGAGGCCAATCTTCTCAAGTCGGGCCTGATGTTCGCGGACCGCGTGACCACCGTCAGCCCGACCTACGCTCAGGAAATTACAACGCCTGAATACGGCGAAGGGCTGGAAGGTGTCCTGCAACGCCTGGAGCGCGAAGGTCGCTTGCACGGAATCTTGAATGGCTTGGATCTGGAACGCTGGAATCCCCGGCGCGACGCTTACGTTATGAACTATTCGGGGCTGCGCGGTAAGAGCGGCAACCGCCGCCGCCTGCGTGCCGAGTTCGGCTTTGACCGCGCTCCTATCCTAGGGACCGTGAGCCGTTTGGCCGATCAGAAGGGCATGGACTTGCTACTTCGGGCCTTGCCTGAGCTGGTGGGGTCCTGGAATGTCGTCATCTTGGGCGGCGGCGACCCCGTACTGGAAGCTGCCTTTGCCGGCTGGGGATACCATCCCCGGGTGGCCTTCAAAGGTGGCCTGGACGAGGCCCTGGCCCACCGTATCTACGCCGGGGCTGACATGTTTGCTATGCCCAGCCGCTTTGAGCCCTGCGGCCTCTCGCAGATGATTGCGCTGCGCTACGGCACCCTGCCACTGGTTCGTGAGACGGGCGGCCTGGTAGATACCGTGCCCTCCAGCATCGGCTTTACCTTCGGTGAGGCCACCTCTGAAGCTTTGCTGAGTTCTGCCAATGAGGCCCTGGCGACCCGCGCGGATAGGGCTGAGTGGGAACGCCGGGTGCGCGAAGGGATGGCGCTGGATTTCAGCTGGGACGCCTCGGCACGGGCCTATGCGGCACTATATGCGGATGTGCTGGCTGGACGCGGCTGA
- the dnaA gene encoding chromosomal replication initiator protein DnaA: MSQEIWSDVLTYVRNNISEVEYHTWFAPVKTLGVREGSLVIGVRNSFAQEWFRKHYLGLLEDALRSLGAENPQVSFEVLPAVQEAMIMPEASSSPAVATPTPPPQPRPKPVPAPELSKVLNPKYTFENFVVGPNNNLAHAAALAVAESPGKAYNPLFIYGDVGLGKTHLMHAVGHYLAEKYPEKRIAYVSTETFTNELINSIRDDRTTQFRDRYRSVDLLLVDDIQFLARKERTQEEFFHTFNALYENHKQIILSSDRPPKDIQTLEGRLRSRFEWGLITDIQSPEFETRVAILKMNAEQANINIPQEVLELIARQVNTNIRELEGALMRVVAFSSLNNVPFSRTVASKALSNVFAPQEVQVEMPEVVRAAAQLFEVTTEQIKGTGRARDIVVPRQIAMYLIREMTEHSLPEIGQFFGRDHSTVMHAVNKVTEGIKRDEELAAQVSRLRRHLEGLHEAEAGNA; this comes from the coding sequence ATTTCTCAGGAAATCTGGTCAGATGTGCTGACCTATGTCCGCAATAACATTTCGGAGGTGGAGTACCACACCTGGTTCGCCCCGGTCAAAACCCTGGGCGTACGAGAGGGGTCGCTGGTCATCGGCGTCCGGAATTCCTTCGCACAGGAGTGGTTCCGTAAGCATTATCTGGGTTTGCTGGAAGATGCTCTGCGCAGCCTGGGTGCTGAAAATCCGCAGGTCAGTTTCGAGGTGCTGCCCGCAGTCCAAGAAGCCATGATCATGCCCGAAGCTTCTTCGTCTCCCGCAGTAGCGACTCCTACTCCTCCTCCGCAACCCCGGCCAAAACCAGTCCCTGCCCCCGAATTGAGCAAGGTGCTGAACCCCAAGTACACCTTTGAAAACTTTGTGGTCGGCCCTAACAACAACTTGGCCCACGCTGCTGCATTGGCTGTAGCCGAGTCCCCCGGCAAGGCCTATAACCCCCTCTTTATCTATGGGGACGTGGGGCTGGGCAAAACTCACCTGATGCACGCCGTGGGACATTATCTGGCTGAAAAGTATCCTGAAAAGCGCATTGCTTATGTTTCCACCGAGACCTTTACCAATGAGCTGATCAACTCGATTCGGGATGACAGGACCACCCAATTTCGGGACCGCTACCGCTCAGTTGACCTGCTGCTGGTGGACGACATTCAATTTCTGGCCCGTAAAGAACGCACCCAGGAGGAGTTCTTTCATACGTTCAATGCGCTCTACGAGAACCATAAGCAGATCATTCTCAGCTCTGACCGTCCGCCCAAGGATATCCAGACACTCGAAGGCCGCCTGCGTAGCCGTTTTGAATGGGGACTGATCACCGATATCCAGTCACCGGAGTTCGAGACACGGGTAGCAATCCTCAAGATGAATGCCGAGCAGGCAAATATCAACATTCCCCAGGAGGTGCTGGAACTGATCGCCCGGCAGGTGAATACCAACATCCGTGAGCTGGAAGGGGCGCTGATGCGGGTGGTGGCCTTTTCCAGCCTCAACAATGTGCCGTTTAGCCGTACGGTGGCCTCCAAAGCGCTATCCAACGTTTTTGCGCCGCAGGAAGTACAAGTCGAAATGCCGGAGGTGGTGCGGGCTGCCGCGCAGCTGTTTGAGGTGACCACGGAACAGATCAAGGGAACTGGGCGAGCCAGAGACATCGTGGTGCCACGCCAGATTGCCATGTATCTGATTCGCGAGATGACCGAACACTCCTTACCCGAGATCGGCCAGTTCTTTGGACGTGACCATTCCACCGTTATGCACGCAGTCAATAAGGTCACCGAAGGCATCAAGAGAGACGAAGAGCTGGCTGCGCAGGTCAGTCGCTTACGCCGTCACCTGGAAGGTCTGCATGAAGCTGAGGCTGGTAATGCTTGA
- the dnaN gene encoding DNA polymerase III subunit beta: protein MKATVTKKVLSEGLSLLERVVPSRSSNPLLTSLKIEASSQGLSLSGTNLEMDLSSFAPAEVQEPQSLVVPAHLLSQIVRTLGGELVELELVGDELAVRSGGSEFKIQTGDVTAFPELNFPDQIDATVDAADLARALGSVRYAASSEAFQAVFRGVKLEKRDQGARVVASDGYRVALHDFALEGEVRELIMPARSVDELVRMLRDGEAKLSYGEGQLSVTTERVKMNLKLLDGEFPDYERVIPSETKLQVKLASATLKESVGRVAVLADKNANNRVEFLVSEGQLQLNAEGDYGRAHDTLSVEQNGTEPAISLAFNAKYVQDALGPIEGEAEMLFAESTKPAIFRPAAGGGYMAVLVALRV from the coding sequence ATGAAAGCCACTGTGACCAAAAAAGTATTGAGTGAGGGTCTGAGTCTCCTTGAGCGAGTTGTCCCCAGTCGGAGCTCCAATCCTCTTCTGACCTCTCTAAAAATTGAGGCCAGCTCTCAAGGCTTGAGCCTGAGTGGGACCAATCTGGAAATGGATCTGTCCAGCTTTGCTCCGGCGGAAGTTCAGGAGCCGCAGAGCCTGGTTGTGCCTGCGCATCTGCTTTCGCAGATCGTACGTACGCTGGGTGGTGAGCTGGTAGAGCTGGAACTGGTAGGCGACGAACTGGCAGTGAGATCCGGGGGGTCAGAATTCAAGATTCAAACTGGGGATGTCACTGCCTTTCCAGAATTGAACTTCCCGGACCAAATCGATGCCACTGTGGACGCCGCTGATCTGGCGCGGGCGTTAGGCAGTGTGCGTTATGCCGCCAGCAGTGAGGCTTTTCAGGCGGTATTCCGCGGTGTGAAGCTCGAAAAGCGCGACCAAGGGGCCCGTGTCGTGGCCTCAGACGGCTACCGGGTCGCTCTCCACGACTTTGCACTGGAAGGCGAAGTGCGTGAGCTGATCATGCCAGCCCGGAGTGTGGACGAGCTGGTGCGGATGCTGCGTGACGGCGAAGCCAAACTGAGCTACGGCGAGGGCCAGCTGAGCGTGACCACTGAGCGGGTCAAAATGAACCTCAAACTGCTGGACGGCGAATTCCCTGATTACGAACGCGTGATCCCCAGCGAGACCAAGCTGCAAGTCAAGCTCGCGTCGGCCACTCTCAAGGAGTCGGTGGGTCGCGTCGCGGTACTGGCCGACAAAAATGCCAACAACCGGGTGGAATTTCTGGTCAGTGAAGGGCAGTTGCAGCTGAATGCTGAAGGCGATTACGGCCGTGCCCACGACACCCTAAGCGTAGAACAAAACGGGACAGAGCCGGCCATTAGCCTGGCTTTCAATGCCAAGTATGTACAGGATGCTCTAGGACCGATTGAAGGTGAGGCTGAGATGCTGTTTGCCGAGTCCACCAAACCTGCCATTTTTCGTCCGGCCGCTGGAGGCGGTTATATGGCTGTGCTGGTGGCACTACGGGTCTAA